In the genome of Bosea sp. BIWAKO-01, the window CCGTGAACCACGCCGACATGCAGCGTCGTGTAGGGCGGTTCGAAGCCGTTATCGTTCGGGGTCCGGGCCTTGTTTTCCGCCATGACCTCGTCGTGCCAGGCGATCAGCTTGCCGGCGATCATGACAGCCGGGACGCCGATGTCGACGCGGCTCGAATGCACCGCATGGCCGCGCACCGTCGTCTTCATCCGCGTGCCGCCCTTGTGGCCGGTGACGACCTGCATCATCGAGGGCTCGCCGACGATCACCGCCGACGGCGTGAGGCCAGCAGCGACCATGGCGTCAATCATGATCCGCGCGCCGAGACAGCCGACCTCCTCGTCATAGGAGAGTGCAATATGGATCGGTCGCTTCAACCCGGCCTCGATCATCTCCGGCACCAGAGCCAGCGCGGTCGCGTCGAAGCCCTTCATATCGCAGGCTCCGCGGCCGTAGAGCTTGCCGTCGCGCTCGGTCAGCGTCCAGGGATCGGAGGTCCAGTCCTGCCCCGCGACGGGAACGACGTCGGTGTGCCCGGAGAGCACGACGCCGCCGGCAACCGCCGGTCCGACCGTCGCATAGAGATTGGCCTTCTGGCCGTCAGGGCTCGGAACGATCGTGCTCTCGACACCGAGGCTGGCGAGGTAATCACGGCAGAAATGGATGAGCTCGAGATTGCTGCGCTGTGATTCCGTATTGAACGAAACCAGCTTCGCCAGCATTTCCTTGGGGGTGTATTTCACGGGGTCGGGTCTCCAAAGGCAGACGGGAAGGCAGGTTTCATGCCGACACGCTAGGCAGCCTGACAGCCAGGTC includes:
- the argE gene encoding acetylornithine deacetylase, encoding MKYTPKEMLAKLVSFNTESQRSNLELIHFCRDYLASLGVESTIVPSPDGQKANLYATVGPAVAGGVVLSGHTDVVPVAGQDWTSDPWTLTERDGKLYGRGACDMKGFDATALALVPEMIEAGLKRPIHIALSYDEEVGCLGARIMIDAMVAAGLTPSAVIVGEPSMMQVVTGHKGGTRMKTTVRGHAVHSSRVDIGVPAVMIAGKLIAWHDEVMAENKARTPNDNGFEPPYTTLHVGVVHGGTAVNITAEHCSFTHEVRVIPGERDDAYVERYRTRIAELEAGMKAIAPETGIEMEVTSFTPALGPEQHGEAEALSRRLTGDNGSHVVAYGTEGGLFQAAGWSTVVCGPGDIAQAHQPDEFITVAQLDAGARFIRGVISELAR